TGTGTGCCGATTAATGAGTTCAGGGTTTGACAGGTCACTTGGTTCTCCCCAGGCAAAGCCTTTTCGGGCACATTCATGTTTACAGTAGGACTCGAGCCCGCTATCGGTGAGGGGGATCATGACACTCTGATACGGGGTTGTAGCCGCGATGGCACTTTCGGTTTCAATGATGGTTTGAATAAAAGCATCATGCTCAATCCCGAGTGCTGCCAGCTGATTGGTTTTTGTGTTCAGCTTTCCGTGTGCCTGGTGAATGCTTTTTGCAGCACCGCGTAAATTACCGCGGCGGTAGTGATACATGCCTGTGGCAAATTGTATTAAGCCGGCCCAGACACTGTCTTTCTCCTGTGCGGTATATTCCTTCCAGTATTCTTCGAGCACTTC
The nucleotide sequence above comes from Jeotgalibacillus aurantiacus. Encoded proteins:
- a CDS encoding DUF309 domain-containing protein produces the protein MKNYDQAYLDYLIHFHGDRDYFECHEVLEEYWKEYTAQEKDSVWAGLIQFATGMYHYRRGNLRGAAKSIHQAHGKLNTKTNQLAALGIEHDAFIQTIIETESAIAATTPYQSVMIPLTDSGLESYCKHECARKGFAWGEPSDLSNPELINRHTLRDRSEVIALRQKALREKNN